A single region of the Lactobacillus xylocopicola genome encodes:
- a CDS encoding glycoside hydrolase family 1 protein, producing the protein MSEFFWGNSTSSMQTEGGWNEGGKSLSVYDIRKSGDQVSDWHFANDNYHHFEEDFDYMQDLGMNMYRFQISWSRVIKDGDGEINEEGLRYYDKLIAALRERNIEPMICLYHFDMPLHLAEDYNGFTSKKVCAAFIRYSQVVIDHFADRVKYWITFNEQNLYHTPEAFKIAGYTKGDQTLTELYQIAHNVMYCHAAVANYLHAKTTAKIGGMLAYSQVYPATANPQDVFAAHQIDEFLNYDLLDVFSYGKYSTAVIKFVQTQKLPVEYTEAEMKEIAELRSDFLSFSYYSSNTIDASKIPADTAPNLYMDWGATANPALKSTEWGWQIDPLGFRDVLNKIYQRYHLPVFPIENGIGVREKWDGQHEIEDDYRIDYHRSHIKAMQDAINKDGVNVIGYLGWGLIDIMSSQGDMEKRYGVVYVNRTNHDLRDMKRIPKKSYHWLKKVIHSNGKDLS; encoded by the coding sequence ATGTCTGAATTTTTCTGGGGTAATTCAACCTCCAGTATGCAAACAGAAGGTGGCTGGAACGAGGGTGGTAAGTCCTTGTCCGTCTATGATATTCGTAAGTCAGGAGACCAAGTTAGCGATTGGCACTTTGCTAATGACAATTATCATCATTTTGAAGAAGATTTCGATTACATGCAGGATTTAGGGATGAACATGTATAGGTTCCAAATTTCCTGGTCGCGTGTTATTAAAGATGGTGATGGTGAGATCAATGAGGAGGGCTTACGCTATTACGATAAGCTCATTGCGGCCTTGCGCGAGCGTAACATTGAACCAATGATTTGTCTGTATCACTTTGATATGCCTTTGCATTTGGCGGAGGATTACAACGGTTTTACTAGTAAAAAAGTGTGTGCGGCTTTTATTAGATACAGCCAGGTGGTAATTGATCATTTTGCGGATCGAGTTAAGTATTGGATCACCTTTAATGAGCAAAACCTTTACCATACTCCTGAAGCGTTCAAGATTGCTGGGTATACCAAGGGTGATCAAACACTAACCGAGCTCTACCAGATTGCGCACAATGTGATGTATTGTCATGCCGCAGTTGCCAATTACCTCCATGCTAAAACAACTGCCAAAATTGGTGGCATGTTGGCTTACAGTCAGGTATATCCGGCAACGGCTAATCCCCAGGATGTTTTTGCTGCTCACCAAATTGATGAATTCTTAAATTATGATTTGCTAGATGTTTTCAGTTATGGGAAGTATTCCACGGCCGTAATAAAGTTTGTGCAAACACAAAAATTGCCGGTTGAATACACGGAAGCGGAAATGAAAGAAATTGCTGAGCTGCGGAGTGATTTTCTGAGTTTTAGTTATTATTCATCGAATACGATTGATGCAAGTAAGATTCCGGCGGATACCGCACCTAACTTGTACATGGATTGGGGAGCCACAGCTAATCCGGCTTTGAAGTCGACTGAATGGGGCTGGCAGATTGATCCGTTAGGCTTTCGAGATGTGCTAAACAAGATCTATCAACGATATCATCTCCCAGTCTTCCCAATCGAAAACGGAATCGGTGTCCGCGAAAAATGGGACGGTCAACACGAAATTGAAGATGATTATCGCATTGACTACCACAGAAGTCACATCAAGGCGATGCAGGATGCGATTAACAAGGACGGCGTCAACGTCATTGGTTATCTAGGTTGGGGACTGATTGATATTATGAGTTCACAGGGTGACATGGAGAAGAGGTATGGCGTGGTCTACGTTAACCGGACAAACCATGATCTGCGCGATATGAAACGGATACCCAAGAAAAGTTATCACTGGCTCAAAAAGGTCATTCATTCCAACGGTAAGGATTTAAGTTAG
- a CDS encoding DUF308 domain-containing protein, with the protein MNLKINLVTAIIVLIVGLYDLAYGYNRRNHNRGSKPFMLLGTLFTIAGIGMLIAYWLG; encoded by the coding sequence ATGAATCTTAAAATTAATCTGGTTACGGCAATTATCGTCCTTATTGTAGGCCTATATGACCTAGCCTATGGCTATAATCGGCGCAACCACAACCGAGGCAGTAAACCATTTATGCTATTGGGAACATTGTTTACCATTGCTGGCATCGGAATGCTAATTGCCTACTGGTTAGGTTAA
- a CDS encoding GntR family transcriptional regulator: MTTKPKYFTVANLIEQDILMHKYQQQLPHIDELAVIYHTSKVTIVSALRLLQYKNIVKPVRGHGTQILTAKESEISKKDNANEHLGFTSRIKNTKFLTSKVISFDIREPTDKERIVLKLNKTDLVYDIIRQRLLRDFPVRLEYTVMPQRIIPGITVNILDQSIYHYIENQLQLKIGRANRTFRADKPDAYDQLYLKCASTDPVLEIEQTCFLQDGTPFEYSQTRNRYDQAELTLNQV, encoded by the coding sequence ATGACCACTAAACCAAAATACTTCACTGTTGCTAACCTGATTGAGCAGGATATTCTCATGCACAAATACCAGCAACAATTACCCCATATTGATGAACTGGCGGTGATTTATCATACTAGCAAAGTCACCATTGTGAGTGCGCTACGCCTGTTACAATATAAGAACATTGTTAAACCCGTACGCGGTCATGGCACCCAAATCTTAACGGCGAAAGAAAGTGAGATTTCCAAGAAAGATAATGCTAACGAGCACCTTGGTTTTACCTCACGGATCAAAAACACTAAATTTCTGACCAGCAAGGTTATTTCCTTCGATATTCGCGAACCAACCGACAAGGAACGGATCGTGCTCAAACTTAATAAAACTGACCTAGTCTACGACATCATCCGCCAAAGACTATTGCGCGACTTTCCGGTAAGACTGGAATATACAGTGATGCCGCAGAGAATTATTCCTGGAATTACAGTAAATATTTTGGACCAGTCGATTTACCACTACATTGAAAATCAGCTCCAGCTTAAAATTGGCAGGGCCAACCGCACCTTCCGGGCCGACAAGCCCGATGCTTATGACCAACTTTACCTCAAGTGTGCAAGCACCGATCCGGTACTCGAAATCGAACAAACTTGTTTTCTGCAAGACGGCACCCCCTTTGAATATTCCCAAACCCGCAACCGCTATGACCAAGCTGAATTAACTTTAAACCAGGTATAA
- a CDS encoding ABC transporter ATP-binding protein, producing MFSIEKVQIKFLELKNVTKVIKREVVLNDINLSINTGKIIGIVGPYSSGKTMLLRAIAGLVEIDQGSIALKGEAVGLNRQRTTKVGATIETPGFNPACTVLENLRFLASFDNVVGDQEIHYSTKKIQS from the coding sequence ATGTTCTCGATTGAGAAGGTACAAATAAAATTTTTAGAACTTAAGAATGTTACCAAGGTCATTAAGCGAGAAGTTGTCCTAAACGATATTAATTTGTCCATTAACACGGGAAAGATTATCGGAATTGTGGGCCCATACAGTTCTGGCAAGACCATGCTCTTGCGGGCAATTGCCGGCCTAGTTGAGATTGACCAGGGTTCAATTGCGCTCAAGGGCGAAGCGGTTGGCCTGAACCGGCAGCGCACCACAAAGGTGGGGGCAACCATTGAGACACCGGGCTTCAATCCGGCCTGCACGGTCTTGGAAAATCTGCGCTTCTTGGCCTCCTTTGATAATGTAGTGGGTGACCAGGAAATTCATTATAGCACTAAAAAAATTCAATCTTGA
- a CDS encoding histidine phosphatase family protein → MATEVYLVRHGETMFNQLDKVQGWCDSPLTVKGINDLKRTAQVLSQVYFDNMYSSDLKRAIDTVHLMRDANQVSEIGKIKKLPEFREVFFGSFEGDDIRDTWKQVAHAAGLSNEDDVTRIINQVGIYEFREATKQADPRHLAENKAELDERMIQAISVLGDLSRQEQRVLIVSHGDFIKTLGIKYWNKSDGLHDIIFPDNGSVSRGILHENGEFEIVDYNVDAKDI, encoded by the coding sequence TTGGCAACAGAAGTCTATCTCGTACGTCACGGCGAAACGATGTTTAATCAATTGGACAAGGTTCAAGGATGGTGCGATTCGCCGTTGACTGTTAAGGGGATTAATGATTTGAAACGGACAGCGCAGGTGCTCAGTCAAGTTTACTTCGACAATATGTATTCTTCTGACCTAAAGCGTGCAATCGATACTGTCCATTTAATGAGGGATGCCAACCAGGTTTCAGAAATTGGTAAGATCAAAAAGCTGCCGGAGTTCCGGGAGGTCTTCTTTGGTTCATTTGAAGGCGACGATATTCGCGATACTTGGAAGCAAGTGGCTCATGCTGCTGGACTTAGCAATGAAGATGATGTTACCAGAATTATCAACCAAGTTGGTATCTATGAGTTCCGGGAAGCGACCAAGCAGGCCGATCCGCGCCACCTAGCCGAGAACAAGGCTGAACTAGATGAGCGCATGATACAAGCAATCTCGGTTTTAGGTGACTTAAGCCGCCAGGAACAACGGGTGTTAATCGTTTCTCACGGTGATTTCATCAAGACGCTAGGAATCAAGTACTGGAATAAGAGTGATGGGTTACATGACATCATTTTCCCTGATAATGGCAGTGTCAGTCGGGGCATACTCCATGAAAACGGCGAGTTTGAAATTGTCGATTACAATGTAGATGCAAAAGATATCTAG
- a CDS encoding cation diffusion facilitator family transporter encodes MKDHTTRRYAFVTALNVLITVAEFIGGFVSGSLSLLSDAVHNLSDVGAIIISFVAHLISNRRSNQKKTFGYDRAETLAAFTNGVILILISVALFIEALERFWEPTEISGGIMLVVSVIGLLANLLSMLVMHQAGSDNLNVRSTFIHMLSDALSSVAVVIGAIFIYFWHITWIDPVMTMLVSVFVFREACILTGKAADVLMESNPDIDLDQVNQLVLSYSEIKNIHHVHVWRYSDRYVMLDAHVNVNADLTAGEFEALTQAIAQKLERFGINHINFQVECERGKNDQMITSERSQE; translated from the coding sequence ATGAAAGATCACACGACCAGGCGCTATGCCTTTGTTACAGCGCTAAATGTTCTTATTACGGTTGCTGAATTTATTGGGGGCTTTGTTTCAGGCTCCTTGTCGCTGCTGTCTGATGCAGTTCATAATTTGAGTGATGTCGGAGCCATTATTATTTCATTTGTGGCACACCTGATTAGTAATCGTCGTAGCAATCAAAAGAAAACCTTTGGTTATGACCGGGCGGAGACGCTAGCGGCTTTTACTAACGGGGTTATTTTAATCCTGATTAGTGTTGCGCTCTTTATTGAAGCGCTTGAGCGCTTTTGGGAGCCCACCGAGATTAGTGGTGGCATTATGTTAGTGGTATCCGTTATTGGTCTACTGGCAAATCTGCTTTCAATGTTGGTAATGCACCAAGCGGGCAGCGATAATCTGAATGTTCGGTCTACCTTTATTCACATGTTGAGCGATGCTCTTTCTAGTGTTGCCGTTGTTATTGGGGCCATTTTTATTTATTTTTGGCACATTACCTGGATTGATCCAGTAATGACAATGTTAGTGTCAGTCTTTGTCTTCCGAGAAGCCTGCATTTTAACCGGTAAGGCAGCTGATGTCCTAATGGAGTCTAATCCGGACATCGATCTAGACCAGGTGAATCAACTTGTGCTGTCTTACTCCGAAATCAAGAATATTCACCATGTGCACGTGTGGCGTTATAGTGACCGCTATGTCATGTTAGATGCCCACGTTAACGTGAATGCTGACTTGACTGCAGGCGAATTTGAGGCGTTAACCCAGGCAATCGCACAAAAACTTGAACGCTTCGGCATTAATCACATCAACTTTCAAGTAGAATGCGAGCGGGGCAAGAATGACCAGATGATTACTTCTGAACGGTCGCAAGAATAG
- a CDS encoding DJ-1 family glyoxalase III: protein MKTVAVVFADGCEEVEGLSIVDVLRRLDVQVDMVGLASTQITGAHQISLTCAKIIDNSLLDYDLVALPGGKSGAENLRDSQQLRELMVKRNQTGQWVAAMCAAPIALARYGILNGADYTCYPGFERQTKKDAPSGHYRENITVTDKVHQVITSRGPATAWAFAYAIGDALDLDTQDLKHVMLYDYLEDNIQDSL, encoded by the coding sequence ATGAAAACGGTTGCAGTTGTCTTTGCTGACGGATGTGAAGAAGTTGAAGGATTAAGTATTGTTGATGTCTTACGCCGACTCGACGTACAAGTCGATATGGTTGGATTAGCTAGTACCCAAATTACTGGTGCTCACCAAATCAGCCTAACTTGCGCTAAGATAATCGACAACAGCCTACTAGACTATGATTTAGTAGCCTTGCCTGGTGGCAAGTCGGGAGCTGAAAACTTACGGGACAGCCAGCAGCTGCGAGAGCTGATGGTCAAGCGCAATCAAACTGGTCAATGGGTTGCCGCCATGTGTGCTGCGCCAATTGCTTTGGCCCGCTATGGTATTTTAAATGGTGCCGACTACACTTGCTATCCAGGTTTTGAACGCCAAACCAAAAAAGATGCCCCCAGTGGTCACTATCGGGAGAACATTACAGTAACTGACAAAGTTCACCAGGTCATCACTAGTCGTGGGCCTGCAACAGCCTGGGCCTTCGCTTATGCAATCGGGGATGCCCTGGACCTTGACACCCAAGATTTAAAGCATGTAATGCTATATGATTACCTAGAAGACAACATCCAAGATAGCTTGTAA
- a CDS encoding PTS sugar transporter subunit IIC, protein MNDSTSIQSHPKLQRFLDKFTEVSVKVGNQVHLRSLRDAFATLMPMFILAGVAVLFNNVIFTWIFKGATLAKFQVFGTALTNGTLNIASILIAPMIAYFLAKNKSFDNQISAVAVAISAVFIMLAINVSIIPTGAKKAVDVSGAVLYSQVGTTGMFSGIIIGLLATEIYMKLSKVKALKINLGDQVPPAVGQSFSVLLPSLLTLGLFGIFAGIFAYFNTDLVTLISRLIQEPLRSVNTSLPGFLLIYSTGNFLYTLGIHQTVINGSLLDPLNLVNMNENMAAVAAGKQPTHIINTDFVTVYSQMGGTGLTLALIIAVLIVSHYQPYKDVVKLATVPGIFEINEPIIFGFPIVFNIPMIIPFVLSPVIGSLIGYFATAIGFVKPLSVLVPWTTPPILSGILASAGDWKVVLVQIVILVVCTLFYIPFIKISERVALKQAELAQA, encoded by the coding sequence TTGAACGATTCAACAAGTATCCAAAGTCATCCAAAATTACAGCGATTTTTGGATAAATTTACCGAAGTGTCGGTAAAGGTAGGAAATCAGGTCCACTTACGATCATTGCGGGATGCATTTGCAACCTTGATGCCCATGTTTATTTTGGCTGGTGTGGCCGTTTTATTTAATAATGTTATTTTTACCTGGATTTTTAAGGGGGCAACGTTAGCAAAGTTCCAGGTCTTCGGCACAGCTCTGACCAACGGGACCTTGAATATTGCCAGTATTCTGATTGCTCCGATGATTGCCTATTTCTTGGCTAAAAACAAGTCTTTTGATAATCAAATATCGGCGGTTGCAGTCGCTATTTCGGCAGTCTTCATTATGCTAGCCATTAATGTTAGCATCATTCCCACTGGTGCCAAAAAGGCGGTTGATGTCTCCGGTGCGGTGCTTTACTCACAGGTAGGAACAACTGGGATGTTTTCCGGTATCATTATTGGACTTCTGGCAACTGAAATTTACATGAAGTTATCAAAGGTTAAGGCCCTTAAGATCAATTTGGGTGATCAAGTGCCACCAGCCGTTGGTCAAAGTTTTTCGGTGTTATTGCCTTCACTACTTACCCTGGGTTTGTTTGGTATTTTTGCGGGTATCTTTGCCTACTTCAATACCGACTTAGTAACACTGATCTCGCGGCTCATCCAAGAACCGCTACGATCAGTTAATACCTCGTTGCCGGGTTTCTTGTTAATCTATTCGACCGGTAACTTTCTTTATACACTCGGTATTCATCAGACGGTAATCAATGGTTCTTTACTTGATCCACTGAACTTAGTTAATATGAATGAAAACATGGCGGCGGTTGCTGCAGGCAAACAGCCCACCCACATTATTAATACTGACTTCGTAACGGTCTATTCACAAATGGGTGGTACCGGCTTAACGCTTGCTCTAATTATTGCGGTTTTAATCGTTTCGCATTATCAACCTTACAAAGATGTGGTCAAGTTAGCGACCGTACCTGGAATTTTCGAGATTAATGAACCAATTATTTTTGGTTTTCCCATTGTCTTTAATATTCCGATGATTATTCCGTTCGTGCTCAGTCCGGTTATTGGGTCATTAATTGGCTATTTTGCAACGGCCATTGGCTTTGTTAAACCCTTAAGCGTGTTAGTGCCATGGACCACGCCACCAATTTTGAGTGGTATCTTGGCCAGTGCCGGCGACTGGAAAGTGGTACTTGTTCAGATTGTTATTTTAGTGGTTTGTACCTTGTTCTACATCCCATTCATCAAGATTTCAGAACGTGTTGCACTGAAACAGGCCGAATTGGCTCAAGCATAA
- a CDS encoding HAD family hydrolase, translating to MAKFETLIFIPEGSLLDQKSAEANALRITLEHFGTGMGPTQRLKYASLGQQTKLLGMDERIDLFLKTIVPQDLTTARHFFDEQLRQQDRLNKETIPFLDEVQGKLQLILLSKEPRQLIASRLQATELFSYFSACYGKDELQGRLPEKRVFDQIVQEQKITPASCLVIGTDLSEDIQGAENAGLQSLWLAPKKVKLPISPRPTLHLSKLSDLLFYLNLS from the coding sequence GTGGCTAAGTTTGAAACGTTAATTTTTATTCCTGAAGGCAGCTTGCTTGACCAAAAATCTGCAGAAGCAAATGCTCTGCGGATAACACTCGAACATTTTGGTACGGGCATGGGACCGACCCAGCGATTGAAATACGCAAGCTTAGGACAACAAACTAAGCTATTAGGCATGGACGAGCGAATTGACCTGTTTCTTAAAACAATAGTCCCGCAAGACCTGACTACTGCTCGGCACTTTTTCGATGAACAGCTCCGCCAGCAAGACCGCCTAAATAAGGAAACTATCCCATTCTTGGACGAGGTTCAAGGCAAGCTTCAGCTTATCTTGCTATCTAAAGAGCCGCGCCAGTTGATAGCTAGCCGCTTACAAGCAACCGAACTGTTTAGCTACTTTTCTGCCTGCTATGGCAAGGATGAACTGCAAGGCAGGCTGCCTGAAAAGCGAGTTTTCGATCAAATTGTTCAAGAACAAAAAATCACCCCCGCCTCTTGCCTGGTTATCGGAACGGATTTAAGTGAAGATATTCAAGGGGCTGAGAATGCCGGCTTGCAGTCACTTTGGCTAGCACCCAAAAAGGTCAAACTGCCAATCAGTCCGCGTCCTACATTGCATTTAAGCAAACTAAGTGACCTATTGTTTTATCTAAATTTAAGTTAA